In Rana temporaria chromosome 3, aRanTem1.1, whole genome shotgun sequence, a single window of DNA contains:
- the CCDC59 gene encoding thyroid transcription factor 1-associated protein 26 has protein sequence MASSGPGGAQQRRRAGPAWGKGRGTFIKGTGDGGAAQKKAEPGGVHVQRKSGEKDKKRWKSAQQINAGSAKEGQGFALWRKQKVQLEYKKLQRKQKKTTTPKDLYADNYPEHLKHLYLAEEEKLKNVERKRKPEEDITQTTEERVEEVPKKKFKNKTSIQKAKEEYKRVQNERANKRKEAEENRRQREEAKELYKKKKMEAFKVLSTKTKKGQPNFNVQMEYLLKKIQSKT, from the exons ATGGCTTCCTCCGGTCCAGGGGGCGCACAGCAAAGAAGGAGAGCCGGGCCCGCTTGGGGGAAAGGAAGGGGGACGTTTATTAAGGGCACCGGGGATGGAGGGGCCGCTCAGAAGAAAGCGGAGCCCGGTGGGGTGCACGTGCAGAGAAAGAGTGGGGAGAAAGACAAGAAGAGGTGGAAGAGCGCCCAGCAGATTAATGCGGGGAGTGCCAAGGAGG GCCAAGGCTTTGCTTTATGGAGAAAACAAAAAGTTCAGTTAGAATATAAAAAGCTGCAAAGAAAGCAAAAGAAGACCACAACTCCGAAAGATTTGTATGCGGACAATTACCCAGAACATTTAAAGCATCTCTACTTGGCTGAAGAAGAAAAACTGAAAAAtgtagaaagaaagaggaagcctGAGGAGGACATCACACAGACAACAGAGGAACGGGTAGAAGAAGT GCCAAAAAAGAAATTCAAGAATAAAACATCGATACAGAAAGCAAAAGAAGAATATAAACGAGTTCAGAATGAACGAGCAAACAAAAGAAAA GAAGCAGAGGAAAACAGAAGACAACGAGAAGAAGCGAAGGAACTGTACAAGAAAAAGAAGATGGAAGCTTTTAAAGTTTTAAGCACTAAAACAAAGAAAGGACAGCCCAACTTTAATGTACAAATGGAGTATCTGCTTAAAAAGATACAAAGTAAAACCTAG